Part of the Eshraghiella crossota genome is shown below.
GCCTGTGGGAGTGCATAAAACTTACCCGGATGATTTCTTGCCGGTACAAGATAATCCCTTGCTCCTTCAGGTGATGAACATGTAAGGATTGGTGTTGTTATTTCCATAAATCCAAGTGAGTTCATCTTGTTACGGAGTTCAGCAACTATTTTGCTTCTTAAAATAATATTGCCCTTAACCGCAGGATTTCTTAAATCAAGATAGCGGTATTTAAGTCTTGTATTCTCATCCGCATCCTTAGACTGGTTAATCTCAAACGGAAGTGCATTGTAACGGCACTTACCGAGAACCTCAATCTTAGATGGAACAACCTCAATTTCACCTGTAGGAAGTTCTGCATTCTTGCTTGAACGTTCCCTTACAACACCTGTTACCTGAATTGTAGATTCCTTATTGACAGAATCTATAACCGACATCATATCTTCTGTCTCGATAACAACCTGTGTTGTTCCGTAAAAGTCCCTTAAAATCAGGAAACCTAAGTTCTTACTTACCTTTCTAATATTCTCATACCAACCAACAACTGTTACGTCCTTACCGGCATCGGCAAGGCGGAGTTCTCCACAGTTGTGTGTTCTAGACTGTACCATAGATAGTTCCTCTCTTTATTTTACTATTGGATTTTTGTAAAATTCCTTAAATTCCTTGTACCCCTGTTCAATGAGGTTGTCCTTCTGGAATTTTTTATTTTTATTCATTCTTACAACAAGCACCTTGATTCCTTCTTCCCGAAGTTTCTGTGCTTCTTTGATAATATTACATAACATCTCTGATTGTATACCTTTTTCTACAAGAAAAGCAATACTATTTCCCTGATTTGGTATCTCAAAATTATTATCCATGAGAATAGTAATTATTCTTTCAAAACCAATTGAAAATCCGCAGGCCGGTGTCTCCTGTCCGGTAAATTTGCCCACCATCTTATCGTAACGTCCGCCACCGCCAACGCTGCTTCCGAATTCAGGAACTTCAATTTCAAAAATTGTTCCCGTGTAGTAAGACATTCCTCTTACAAGCGTAGGGTCAAATACTATATCAAAATCACAGTTCTTTGTTCCGTTGACGCTCTCAATAATCTCAAGAAGATTGTCTTTAGCCTCATCTGGAAGAAATTCAGCGATTGTATCCGCAAGATATAAAAGGCCGTTATCGGCTTTTTCAATTCCGTCAAAAAGACTTACATACTTCTCTACCGAAGCCGCATCATAGCCGTTGGCAATAAGATCTTCCTTAACGCCTTCAATTCCGATTTTGTCCATTTTATCAAGAATAATAAAAACATTATCGTAAGATTCTTCTGCAAATCCGCTGTATGCAGCCATTGCCTTAAGTATTCTTCTGTCATTTATTTTAATCTTGAAATTCTTAAAACCAATCCTGCCAAGCGTTGTGGTGGTTGCAAGAATCAGTTCTATCTCCGCAAGGTTGGTTGGTTCACCGAGTATATCTATGTCACACTGGTAAAACTGTCTGAATCTGCCTTTCTGAGGCCTGTCTGCTCTCCATACGCTTCCTATCTGAAGTGCTTTAAAAGGTGATGGCAGGGATGCCTGGTTATTGGAATAAAATCTTACAAGAGGTACCGTAAGGTCATATCTTAATCCTCCATCCACAAGGTCTGCCTCTGATGAAGCACTTTCAAGATTAAGTTTTTCTCCTCTTTTCATAATTTTGAAAATAAGTTTTTCATTTTCACCTCCCTGTTTACTTGAAAGGTTGGCAATATTTTCAACTGCCGGTGTTTCAATGGACGTAAAACCGAACTTTGAATATGTTTCCTTAATTATTCCGATAAGATAATCTCTTATCTGCATTTCCTTTGGCAGAATATCTTTCATACCTGTCATAGGTTTTTTAATCAGTGCCATTATTATATCCTCACTTTTTCATAATCTCTCTTGTTGTAAAATTAATCATCAGCCTGCTGTTCTTAATTTTCTCTATGGTTGAAGGCTCATGAATCAGACGTTGGAAAGCTAAAAATACTTCCATATCATAGCAATCTATCTCATCTATTATTATCTGCATCGCTGTTTCGATGTCAAATGCCCTTCGATACGGTCTGTCTGAAATCAGGGCGGTAAAAGTATCCGCAACACGCATCACTCTCGCACCAAACGGTATATCTTCGCCTTTTCTGTTTTCAGGATAACCGGTTCCGTCATAGTTCTCATGATGATACAAAACAGAATCAAGAACAAGATCCGAAAAATCATACTTTTTAAGTATATCATAACTTAACTTGGAATGCATTCTCATATATTCCGTTCCATCATCATTTTTATGGTCATCATCCTCGTTTCTGCCGTAAAGATACCTTGATAGTTTAAGTTTGCCTATATCATGGACAAGTCCGGCAAGTGCCAGTTCGTAACAAATGCTCTCGTCATAGCCCATCTCTTTGGCAAGAAGATATGTAAGATTGCTTACACACACTCCATGATTGATATTATCTTCAAAATCCGATAGAAGTGTTGCCTGAACCGGATTGGCTTTTGCTCTAATTCTCATTAAAAAAACTTCGCTTTCTTTCTATCATTTCATCTACACGTTCTATGTAATTAGATACATCTTTTACATTTTCTATACGTTCAACTCTGTTTTCATCCGGAAAAACTATTTTCGACTGTGCTCCCGCGCCAGCCGCATATATGGACTGTTTCTCTTCCATTATCAGGATGTTATATACACCTTTTTTGCCTTCTTTTGCATATCCCACATTTTCAAAATTACCTGCCATATTTTTCTGACGGTAAAGGTAATATGGTGTCATGCCCATCATATCGGCATATTCCTTTGTCATGGTTATTATTTCGTCCGTATTATCTATTCTGTAGTCTGCGTATGCTTCTTTCATATAGTTAAGCCTTGCGGCTCTTTTTATCGCCAGTGAATGAACCGTAAGATTGTCCGGGGATAATTTCATTATCTGTTCAAGGGTATTTCTCACATCTTCCTTATCTTCTCCCGGAAGTCCCACAATCATATCCATGTTAATGTTATCAAAACCACAGTCTCTCGCCATCTTAAACGTATCACATATCTGTTCTACGGTATGTCTTCTTCCTATCAGATCAAGGGTCTTCTGATTCATGGTCTGCGGATTGATTGAAATTCTTCCTATTCCGTGTTTTTTGATAACCTCAAGTTTATCACGGTCAATACTGTCCGGTCTGCCTGCTTCAACGGTAAATTCTTTAAGGTTGCTGTAATCAAAACAGCTTTCAAGGAAATCAAAAAGTCTTTCAAACTGATATGGTAAAAGTGTGGTGGGAGTTCCGCCGCCTATATATATGCTGTCAGGTCTTCTTCCTCTAAGATGTTCCGACAGATATTTAAGTTCTTTAAAAAGTGCGTCAAGATAGCTGTCTACTTTGTCCTTCCACATGCTTATGGGATAGGAGGTAAAAGAACAGTAAAGACATGTAGTAGGACAGAACGGAATACCTATATACAGACTATATCCATTCTTATAATCCAGTGTCTTTAACAGTTCATTTTCGTTTGCAGCAACCTCAAGGCTAAGTAAAGATTTCTTTTCATTAACAAGATATTCTTCTTCAAGATGTCTGATTATTGTCTTATCATCAACACCTTCTTCAACCATGGCAAGTGGTATCTTAACAGGACGTATTCCCGTAAGAGTTCCCCATGGCAGGGACTTGCCCGTAAGAGAGGAATATATTCCGTAAAGTTCTCTTTTCAGTCTGTTTCTGGTTCTTTTCTTATCCTCATATACATCATATTCAAAAGAAGCCCCGGTTATATCTGCACCTGTAACGCTTCCCTTTACCTTTTTGCCATCAACAAATACTGCTATGGAAAGTTCGGGATTATCGCAATTTTCCGTCGTAATTCTTGTATCGGGATAAAATGCCTGTGTCATGACCCTGACATCATTTTCATAATCTTTTGTATTAATACTAAAAAAAATCATTTTATATCCTATCTTACAAAAGGGTTATATTTTTTCTCATGCCCTATAGTGGTTGCCTCCGAATGTCCAGGATATACCTTGACATCATCGGGAAGAGTATATAATTTCTCTTTAATTGAAGCGATAAGGGCAAATGTACTTCCTCCCTTGAAATCACTTCTTCCGACTGATTCGCAAAACAGTGTATCTCCCGAAAAGAGCACACCTTCATCCATAAAATAATAGCACATTCCGCCTATTGTATGTCCCGGAACTTCAAATGCCTTAATTCTGAAACCACCGGCTTCAAATTCTTCTCCGTCCTTAAGGTACACATCTGCACTGAAGGTTCTGCCCTCACCCATAAAGCCTGATGTAAGATTGGCCTCCGGGTCTTCTAATACAGCCTTTTCCGTATTTCCTATATATGCTTTTACATTGAAACGTTCCCTTACTTCATCAAGGGCAAGCACATGATCAAAATGTCCGTGGGTAATAAGAATGCCTTCAACGTTTATCTGTAATCTGGCAACACGTTCAATAATTCTGACAGGGTCTCCGGCCGGATCAATAATAAGGCCTCTTTTAGTCTCGTCATCATATACATAATAGGTATTGGTAGCACACATTCCTATTATATTATGTTCAATTTTTATCATACACTAACCTCTCGTTCTCTCGATATCCAGAACTCCTTCAACATTTCTTAATTTATCAAAAAGTTCCCTGAGTGCATCTACGCCACTTATTTCAAAACTAAGTTCAAGTGTTGCCGTTCCTGTCTTGCTTGTACGGCAGTTCATAGTCTTAACATCAATCTTTCTCTCTGTAAGTATCTTTGAAATGTCTACAATAAGGCCTGTTCTGTTATTTGCATATATTTTAATATCTGTTGTATATCTTTCTTCTGAATTTTCATAATCAAGTTTCTGCCATTCCGCGTCAATAAGTCTTGATTTATCAAGTTCAGACATGTTAATTACGTTAATACAATCCGTGGTATGGATTGATATTCCTCTTCCTCTTGTTACAAAACCTACGATTTCATCACCCGGAACAGGATTACAGCATTTTGAAAACCTGACTGCCACATCATGTATGCCCTTAACAACAATTCCGGTCTTAGATGGCTTACCGTCAGCCTTCTGTTTTATGGTACTTTCGGAGTTGTCTGCAAGAATATCCGCATCGGTAATTTCTTCCCTATGCTTCTTATCGTATTCTTCCTGAAGTTTACCAACAACCTGGCCTTCCTTAAGTCCGCCGTGTCCTACAGCGGCAAGTACGGAATCCCAATCCCTGAATCCATACTTTGTCATAGTCTTTTCTATGAATTCAGGCTTAAGAAGATCTGATAAAACAATGTTTTTTGTCTTACAGTAATTATGGATAAGGTCTTTTCCTTTTAAAATATTATCTTCTTTAAGTTCAGCCTTGAACCATGAATTAATTTTGTTCTTAGCCTGCGGGCTTTTTACTACTTTAAGCCAGTCACGGCTTGGTCCTTTAGAATTCTGGGACGTAATAACTTCGATTCTGTCACCGTTTTTTATCTTGTAATCAATAGGTACCAGCTTGCCGTTTACTTTGGCACCCACCATTTTATTACCTACAGCCGAATGTATGCTGTATGCAAAATCAATAGGAGTGGAGCCTGCCGGCAGGTTCTTGACATCTCCCTGTGGAGTAAAACAATACACACTGTCCGAGAATAAATCAAGGTCGCTCTTTATTATGCTTAAAAATTCCTTGTTATCGGACATATCCCTCTGCCATTCAAGAATCTGTCTTAACCATGTAAGCTTTGCTTCCTCGCTGTCATCACCCTTTGTACCGTCAATATTTTCTTTATATTTCCAATGGGCTGCGATACCATATTCAGCGGTTCTGTGCATCTCGTAAGTACGGATCTGTATCTCAAACGGCTGTCCTGTCTGGGATATAAGCGTTGTATGCAAAGACTGGTACATATTTGGCTTAGGCATAGCAATATAATCCTTAAATCGTCCCGGTATAGGCTTATACATCTCATGGATAAGTCCTAACACCGCATAACAGTCTTTGATTGTATCAACAATAATTCTTACCGCAAAAAGGTCGTATATCTGGTCAAGAGTCTTGTCCTGATTAACCATTTTCTTATATATGCTGAAAAAATGCTTTACTCTTCCGTCTATGGTGTAATTTATTCCGGTTGTAGAGAGTTTTTCCTTGACTTCTGCCACAATTTCTTTTACAAAATTCTCCCTTGCCTCTTTACCAAGAGTAAGGTCATGCTCCAATTTATGGTACACATCAGGCTGGAGGTACATAAGTGATAAATCATCAAGTTCTACTTTAATCTTGGAAATACCGAGTCTCTGTGCTATAGGAGAGTATATTTCCATGGTTTCTCTTGACTTTTCTATCTGTTTCTCAGGCTTCTGGTACTGCATCGTCCTCATATTATGAAGTCTGTCGGCAAGTTTTATAAGGATTACTCGTATATCCTTTGCCATGGCAAGAAACATTTTTCTTAAATTCTCTGCCTGGATTTCTATCTTATCATGCTCATAGTTTAACTGGGTTAATTTGGTAACTCCATCTACAAGAAGTGCAACTTCTTCGCCGAATTCACGGCTTATATCTTCATAAGTTACTTCTGTATCTTCTATAACATCATGAAGTATTCCTGCTATAATTGTCTCTTTATCAAGCTCAAGCTGTGCAAGTATGATAGCCACACAAAGAGGATGGATTATATATGGTTCTCCCGATTTACGTTTCTGACCGCTGTGAGCTTTATCCGCAACCTTGTATGCCTTTTCGATAAGGCTTAAATCCGTGGATGGGTGATAATCAAGAATACTTTTTTTCAATATCTCAAACAATTCCGAAGGAACATTGGTCTGAGGTGGTGTTAATGGTCTTTCTTCAATTTTTCTTCTCTGTCTGTATTCTTCCTCAGGCATATAAGTACCTCCTGTTCTATTATATGATGCCCGTATTAAAGCAGTAACACGTCCGCCGAAATTATTTTCCCGGATATATTATAACCGAATCAACATCATATCCGGCAAGTTTTTTACGTCCTTCAAGTCCTGCAAGTTCCATAAGGAAAATAACTTTCACTACTTTTCCTCCAAGTTCTTCAACAAGCTTTATTATTGCTTCTGTTGTTCCTCCTGTTGCAATAAGGTCATCAACTATGACAACCTTCTGTCCGGGCTTAATGGCATCCTTATGCATCTCTATTGTTGCTGTGCCATATTCAAGGTCATAAGTTGCCTCTACAGTCTCACATGGAAGCTTTCCTTTTTTTCTTACAGGTACAAACGCCTTATGGTTAACATAAGCGATAGGTGTTCCGAAAATAAAACCTCTGGATTCAGGTCCTACCACCACATCATAATCAACATCTTTAACAAGGTCGTTAAGACCGTTAATCGCGAGCTGTAATCCTTCAGGGTCCTGCATTACGCTGGTTACATCACGAAACATAATTCCCTTCTCAGGAAAATCAGGAATTGTTCTTACATAATCTTCAACTTTTTTCATTATCTGTGCCTCCATGTTAAATATCTTCTTCTATTCTATACCCTGTAATGCAAATCTGCAATTTTTTATTTCCGCGAAATTCATTAATTTCAGGATAATATGTACAGGAAATTCTTTTATTATTAATAAATGCCTCGTTAAGTCCGTCACAATTATTAAAACACATCGCAAAAATGGACATTCCGTTATTTTTTTTAAGCTCCATTTTAGCAAATTTTCCATCCCTTCCAATCCGCATAAATGAAACAATTATAAGATTCTTGTCTGCAAATACAGGCTTTTCGTTGCCCTTGCCGTAAGGTTCAAGCAACGAAAGTTCGTTAATAATATCTTCGTTTATGTATTCAAGCGGCATAGGGACATCTATCCATACTTTTTCCGTAAGGTCATCCTTTGTAAGATTACTGTGCTCATTGAGATATTTCCTCAATTCTTCGATATTTTCTTCTTTAAGTGACATTCCTGCCGCAAGGGGATGTCCTCCGAATTTGGTGAGGAGATGACTGCATTCACATAATTTTTCAAAAATATTATAGCTTTCTATTGATCTTGCCGAGCCTTTTACTCCATCTTCTCCTTTGGTCAGTACAATAACCGGCTTGTAATATTTTTCTCTTATTCTTCCGGCAACAATTCCTGCTATGCTTTCATGACAGTCAGGTAAATATATTACAAGAACGGTATCATCTGTGTAATTCTCATCAACAATTTTTTCTGCCAGTATTACTGCCGCCGCTGTCAGTGATTTACGTTCTTCATTTAAGGATACAAGGTCGCCTGCAAGTCTTTCTGCTTCATATTTGTCCTTTGAAAGAAGCATTTTCAACGCTCTTTTTGCCGTATCAAGTCTTCCGCTGGCATTAAGACATGGTCCTATTATGAATCCTATATGATATGCACATATTTCTTTATCATCAAGTCCATTAATTACCGTAAGGGCTCTCAGTCCATAATTGTCTGTCTCTTTGAACTGTTTAAGTCCTTCTTTTACGAATATCCTGTTCTCATCCTTTAAGTCAACTACGTCACCAACGGTTGCTATTCCCGCAAAAACAAGGAATTCCCTTTCTTTTCCTTCGTTGCCTGTGCGTTTGAAAAGTTCCTGCATAAGCTTATATGCCACGCCTGCCCCGCAGAGAAAACTGCAAGGATAACTGCAGTCTGACTGTTTCGGATTCACTATGGCATCCGCCTCCGGAAGAATATATGTCTTCTTACCATCGATTTCTTCATATCTTATATCATGGTGGTCGGTTACAATAACGGTAAATCCAAGTGATCTGGCATATCTTACCTGTTCTGTGGCAGCTATTCCGTTATCACATGTGAGGATTACTTCCCTGCCGTCATCATACGCCTGTTTAATAAGGTTCTCGTTAATTCCATAACCATCTTTTATTCTGTCCGGAACTTCATAATCCACATCTGCACCTAAAAATAAAAGTCCCTTAAACAAGATATAGATGGAACAAATTCCATCTATATCATAATCACCTATTATGCGAATTTTTCGCTTGTTTTTTATAGTGTCAAGAAGGATATCCACAGCTTTTCCCATATCTTTCATAAGCATAGGGTCATACATGGAATCAACGCTGCCATTAAGATAGCTGTCCATGGCTGCATCGCCTTCTATATCCCGGTTGCGGATTACTCTTGCTATTACCTGATCTATTCCATATTTTTTACCTATGGCACTAAAATCAGCTTTTTTTGAATAAATTCGCCATTCCTGCATTTATTTATTTTCCTTCTTAAGAGCTCTCTTATACGAAGATTTCTTCATCATAAACCATAATGCGCCTGTTATACATACAGATGAGTAACCACCTGCAAGTATACCTACCATAATTGGTGCAGCAAATTCTCTTATTGATGATACGCCTAAAATGTAAAGCATCAATACCATAATAAATGTCGTAAGCGATGTATTAATACTTCTCGAAAGGGTTGATGTAATACTGCTGTTTACAACCTCTGATAATGTTGACTTTGTCATAATCTTCATATTCTCACGGATACGGTCAAAGATAACAATTGTTGCGTTGATTGAGTAACCTACAATCGTAAGCATACATGCTATAAATGTATTTCCAACCGGTATTCTTGAAATTATATAGAATGTAATAACAATTAATACATCGTGAATTAATGCAATAATTGCACTTGTTGCAAATTTTACATCCCTGAATCTTATCCAGATATAAATAAGCATACATATTGTTGCCACAATAACGGCTATAATCGCATCTCTTCTCATCTCTGAGCTTATTGTTGCTGAAATCTTTTCTGAACTTAATTTGTCAGGATTGGTTACATCCACATTATATTTATCTTTTAATAAGCTGTAGAATGAATTCTGCTGTTTTTCTGTGAGCCATTTAGTCTTAAATATTACCTGATTGGTTCCTTTTACAGCCTGCTGCTGTACCGTCGAAAGACCTGTTGCCTTCTTAATTTCCGGAATTATCTCTTTTTCTACTTCATCAAGTGTATATTCTTTATCAAAATTTACAGTTGTTGATGTTCCGCCTGAAAACTCAAGGTCAAGATTAAAGCTTCCGTTACCCTTTACTCCGTTAATTGTCGCAAAAGCAACACCCGTTGCAATAACAAGAGCTGAAATTGATATAAAAATCTTTCTCTTTGATACAAAGTTGACACTTGCTCTTTCCTTGTGGATTCCGTACATTTTTTCCTTATTACATCCAAGATGATAAAGAAGAAGTAATACCCACCTTGCCACAACAAGGGATGTAAACATTGAAAGTGCTATACCTATACCAAGTGTTAATGCAAATCCCTTAACAGGACCGGAACCGATTATTCCAAGTACAATTGCTGCAATAAGTGTTGTAACGTTACCATCAATGATTGCAGAAAGTGCCTTTTTAAAACCTGTTGCAATTGCTGACCTTACAGATACGCCTCTTGCCAGTTCCTCACTTATTCGGGCATTAATGATTACGTTGGCATCCACCGCCATACCTATACCAAGAATAATACCTGCTATACCAGGTAATGTTAATGTAAAGTTAAATACATTAAGGATAAGAAGCATACCTGCTGTATAAGCAATTAATGCAAAGTTAGCTGCAAGACCAGGGATCTTATAGTAAGCTATCATAAATATGAAAAGCAATACAAAACCGATTATACCGGCTTTAACACTTGTGCTTATTGCTTCCTGTCCAAGTGTAGCACCAACAACCTGTGATGATACTTCTTCAAGTTCTACAGGAAGGGCACCGATACGGATTGCAGAAGCAAGATTCTTTGCTTCCTCAATATCTGCCATTCCTTCAATTACACCTTCACCATCGGTAATTGCGCTGTTAACTTTAGGAACGCTGATGAATTCTCCGTCATAATACACACCTATTGACCACTTCTTAGAAGCAGCCTTTGTTGTAGCTTCCTTAAACTTAGCAGCACCTTCTTCAGTAAGTGCAAAACTTACTACGGCCTGTTTGCTTCCTGATGAATTCTGCTGGTATACACCCTGTGCATCCTTTATATCCTCACCCGTAAGGATAATTGTTCCGTCTGCTTTGATTTCATCAAGGGTCTTGTTAAGTTTTGTAACAAGTGCAAGATTGCCTGATGCATCAACCGCATACTGTGATGTATAGTTGGCTGTTTTGTCGTCTGATGCGTACTGGTTAATAAAATATAACGCACCGGGCTTACCAAGTTCTTCAAGAATAGTCTGGGCATCATCAGCACCCGGAATCTCTATTGTAACTCTGTTACTTCCTTCCTTGTATACCTGTGCTCCGTCATATTCCTCTACTCTTTTAACCATCTTGTATACTACGTCGTTCATATCCTGTGAAGATACTTCTCCCACAGCCTGATATGTAACACTTACACCACCATTAAGATCAAGTCCTAAAGTGATATTTCTGGCACTGCCCTTATGTCCGTTGCCGAATCCACACAACACTGTGTATCCGGCGAGTACAAATGCACCGAGCAATGCTACTGTTGCAACTATTTTCTGCCAAATTTTCATTTTGTCTTTTACCGTTTACGGCTATATTACATTGGGTGAGCCGTTTACGGTTTGCCTCCTTATATTTTTTCACCCTTAATTAACAATGCACTTCTATATTACCGTAATCTGCTGCCTCAACGCCTTCATCCGCAAGTGCACATTTAATCATAACTGCACATTCAACTCTCTTACGCTGAAGCTTGCATCCAATATCATACGGATTATTTATATCGTGATTGAAATTATACGCATTAGCTGCGCAGCCGCCACTGCAGTAGAACTTACAGAAGCAGTCCTTGCATTTATCCTTTGAATAAACATTGCTTTCATTAAACATATGGCGTATGTCAGGAGTCTTGATTCCTTCATATACATTACCCATAATAAACTCTTCATGACCTACAAACTGATGGCATGGGTAAAAATCACCCCATGGTGTCACGGCAAGATATTCAGTACCGCAGCCGCAGCCTGATAATCTCTTATATACACACGGACCACCTGTTAAATCCACCATGAAGTGGAAGAAATTAAATCCTCTGCCTTCCTTCTCGCGCTTAATCATCTCAACCGCAAGCTTATCATATTCTTCATATATCTTAGGAAGATCTTCTTCCCTTAATGCATAGTCTTCACTTTCATCAGCAACTACAGGTTCAACCGATATCTGCTTATATCCTAAATCAGCGAGGCTTAATACATCTTTGGAAAAATCAAGATTATTATGTGTAAAGGTACCTCTTACATAATAATTCATCTGATTTCTTGAATCGGCAATCTTCTTGAACTTAGGCATTATAAGGTCATAACTTCCCTGACCGTTTCTGAAAGGTCTCATCATATCGTGGACTTCCTTACGTCCGTCCACACTGAGCACTACATTGCCGCATTCTTTATTTACAAATTCCTGTACTTCATCATTAAGAAGTACACCGTTGGTTGTCATTGTAAATCTGAAAAGCTTATCATGTTCTTTCTCAAGCTGTCTTCCGTATTCAACAATTTCTTTAACAACACCGAAATTCATAAGAGGCTCTCCGCCAAAGAAATCCACTTCAAGGTTGCGTCTTTTGCCTGAATTGGCAACAAGGAAATCCAGTGCTTTCTTTCCGACTTCCGCTGACATTAAAGCCCTTCTTCCATGATATTCGCCTTCTTCCGCAAAACAATACTTGCATGCAAGGTTACAATCATGGGCTATATGTAAACACATAGCTTTAACGATTCCTGACTGTTCTTTTTCCTTTGTAAACTTATCTATATAATCTTCGTAAATATCTTCTGTAAAAAGAACTTCTTCTCTCTTAAGTTCTTCTATTTCCGCACAGGCTTCCAGAATATCTTCTTCCTTATATCTGTCACCCAGCTTCTTAACTAT
Proteins encoded:
- the hisS gene encoding histidine--tRNA ligase; translated protein: MALIKKPMTGMKDILPKEMQIRDYLIGIIKETYSKFGFTSIETPAVENIANLSSKQGGENEKLIFKIMKRGEKLNLESASSEADLVDGGLRYDLTVPLVRFYSNNQASLPSPFKALQIGSVWRADRPQKGRFRQFYQCDIDILGEPTNLAEIELILATTTTLGRIGFKNFKIKINDRRILKAMAAYSGFAEESYDNVFIILDKMDKIGIEGVKEDLIANGYDAASVEKYVSLFDGIEKADNGLLYLADTIAEFLPDEAKDNLLEIIESVNGTKNCDFDIVFDPTLVRGMSYYTGTIFEIEVPEFGSSVGGGGRYDKMVGKFTGQETPACGFSIGFERIITILMDNNFEIPNQGNSIAFLVEKGIQSEMLCNIIKEAQKLREEGIKVLVVRMNKNKKFQKDNLIEQGYKEFKEFYKNPIVK
- a CDS encoding HD-GYP domain-containing protein is translated as MRIRAKANPVQATLLSDFEDNINHGVCVSNLTYLLAKEMGYDESICYELALAGLVHDIGKLKLSRYLYGRNEDDDHKNDDGTEYMRMHSKLSYDILKKYDFSDLVLDSVLYHHENYDGTGYPENRKGEDIPFGARVMRVADTFTALISDRPYRRAFDIETAMQIIIDEIDCYDMEVFLAFQRLIHEPSTIEKIKNSRLMINFTTREIMKK
- the hemZ gene encoding coproporphyrinogen dehydrogenase HemZ, which produces MIFFSINTKDYENDVRVMTQAFYPDTRITTENCDNPELSIAVFVDGKKVKGSVTGADITGASFEYDVYEDKKRTRNRLKRELYGIYSSLTGKSLPWGTLTGIRPVKIPLAMVEEGVDDKTIIRHLEEEYLVNEKKSLLSLEVAANENELLKTLDYKNGYSLYIGIPFCPTTCLYCSFTSYPISMWKDKVDSYLDALFKELKYLSEHLRGRRPDSIYIGGGTPTTLLPYQFERLFDFLESCFDYSNLKEFTVEAGRPDSIDRDKLEVIKKHGIGRISINPQTMNQKTLDLIGRRHTVEQICDTFKMARDCGFDNINMDMIVGLPGEDKEDVRNTLEQIMKLSPDNLTVHSLAIKRAARLNYMKEAYADYRIDNTDEIITMTKEYADMMGMTPYYLYRQKNMAGNFENVGYAKEGKKGVYNILIMEEKQSIYAAGAGAQSKIVFPDENRVERIENVKDVSNYIERVDEMIERKRSFFNEN
- a CDS encoding MBL fold metallo-hydrolase; the protein is MIKIEHNIIGMCATNTYYVYDDETKRGLIIDPAGDPVRIIERVARLQINVEGILITHGHFDHVLALDEVRERFNVKAYIGNTEKAVLEDPEANLTSGFMGEGRTFSADVYLKDGEEFEAGGFRIKAFEVPGHTIGGMCYYFMDEGVLFSGDTLFCESVGRSDFKGGSTFALIASIKEKLYTLPDDVKVYPGHSEATTIGHEKKYNPFVR
- a CDS encoding RelA/SpoT family protein, which gives rise to MPEEEYRQRRKIEERPLTPPQTNVPSELFEILKKSILDYHPSTDLSLIEKAYKVADKAHSGQKRKSGEPYIIHPLCVAIILAQLELDKETIIAGILHDVIEDTEVTYEDISREFGEEVALLVDGVTKLTQLNYEHDKIEIQAENLRKMFLAMAKDIRVILIKLADRLHNMRTMQYQKPEKQIEKSRETMEIYSPIAQRLGISKIKVELDDLSLMYLQPDVYHKLEHDLTLGKEARENFVKEIVAEVKEKLSTTGINYTIDGRVKHFFSIYKKMVNQDKTLDQIYDLFAVRIIVDTIKDCYAVLGLIHEMYKPIPGRFKDYIAMPKPNMYQSLHTTLISQTGQPFEIQIRTYEMHRTAEYGIAAHWKYKENIDGTKGDDSEEAKLTWLRQILEWQRDMSDNKEFLSIIKSDLDLFSDSVYCFTPQGDVKNLPAGSTPIDFAYSIHSAVGNKMVGAKVNGKLVPIDYKIKNGDRIEVITSQNSKGPSRDWLKVVKSPQAKNKINSWFKAELKEDNILKGKDLIHNYCKTKNIVLSDLLKPEFIEKTMTKYGFRDWDSVLAAVGHGGLKEGQVVGKLQEEYDKKHREEITDADILADNSESTIKQKADGKPSKTGIVVKGIHDVAVRFSKCCNPVPGDEIVGFVTRGRGISIHTTDCINVINMSELDKSRLIDAEWQKLDYENSEERYTTDIKIYANNRTGLIVDISKILTERKIDVKTMNCRTSKTGTATLELSFEISGVDALRELFDKLRNVEGVLDIERTRG
- a CDS encoding adenine phosphoribosyltransferase; the encoded protein is MKKVEDYVRTIPDFPEKGIMFRDVTSVMQDPEGLQLAINGLNDLVKDVDYDVVVGPESRGFIFGTPIAYVNHKAFVPVRKKGKLPCETVEATYDLEYGTATIEMHKDAIKPGQKVVIVDDLIATGGTTEAIIKLVEELGGKVVKVIFLMELAGLEGRKKLAGYDVDSVIIYPGK
- the recJ gene encoding single-stranded-DNA-specific exonuclease RecJ; this translates as MQEWRIYSKKADFSAIGKKYGIDQVIARVIRNRDIEGDAAMDSYLNGSVDSMYDPMLMKDMGKAVDILLDTIKNKRKIRIIGDYDIDGICSIYILFKGLLFLGADVDYEVPDRIKDGYGINENLIKQAYDDGREVILTCDNGIAATEQVRYARSLGFTVIVTDHHDIRYEEIDGKKTYILPEADAIVNPKQSDCSYPCSFLCGAGVAYKLMQELFKRTGNEGKEREFLVFAGIATVGDVVDLKDENRIFVKEGLKQFKETDNYGLRALTVINGLDDKEICAYHIGFIIGPCLNASGRLDTAKRALKMLLSKDKYEAERLAGDLVSLNEERKSLTAAAVILAEKIVDENYTDDTVLVIYLPDCHESIAGIVAGRIREKYYKPVIVLTKGEDGVKGSARSIESYNIFEKLCECSHLLTKFGGHPLAAGMSLKEENIEELRKYLNEHSNLTKDDLTEKVWIDVPMPLEYINEDIINELSLLEPYGKGNEKPVFADKNLIIVSFMRIGRDGKFAKMELKKNNGMSIFAMCFNNCDGLNEAFINNKRISCTYYPEINEFRGNKKLQICITGYRIEEDI